From Nitratidesulfovibrio vulgaris str. Hildenborough, a single genomic window includes:
- a CDS encoding bacteriohemerythrin has translation MKGSRVITAAFVVLVLTLIGTVLLHVQVERYHAQRETAAEGLMQVSAEGSRLVQFYGSGKDAGEGAGVATLERKVSSLRASLRGLHEGRENPDLAASLGSLAEQVQGLKVAMESAARPEEMLRRTADLSQAAARAENLVDKAIEGRVGWMSRLEGAMLFVTFLGVVLAAFLLQWRVFRPLSMVEAYAREPNGERLALGRGVARGVAAMGAAVDDMHRDRDRALENAERELEALRAEKRALEEPLRRAEEQERMVAALMKGMKDAASRAGGVSEGVFGAVEEMNGWIERVNRGIEVHHSRMGQVSEAMDEMNVASVEVARNSGGAARSAESARTLAGTGADRVREALDAISAMQRRVLELRDTMGELGHRAEAIGRIMDVINDIADQTNLLALNAAIEAARAGEAGRGFAVVADEVRKLAEKTMGATKEVGDAVQAMQSQARTSIAGVEEVGRQMEGTAAAAEGAGGAMGEIVGVVEQTSMQVGAIATAAEQQAAGLESISEAIGEISRVAGETAESMRQCTRALQGIGSRMEELDTVVQSMAEGRVGLAGGGDKLFEWDDALNIGVADVDPQHKVLVDLINEVYAAMKAGADRSVLQDIVRRLREYTVKHFTYEEGVLHTSMRYPDMQAHLKQHRAFVERIAQFEEALGSGRVTLDMEMMRFLKNWLKQHIMGTDKKYVPYFNGDGTPK, from the coding sequence ATGAAAGGATCCAGAGTCATCACAGCTGCCTTTGTCGTTCTGGTTCTGACCCTCATTGGCACGGTGCTGTTGCATGTGCAGGTCGAACGCTACCACGCGCAACGCGAAACCGCGGCCGAAGGGTTGATGCAGGTCAGTGCCGAAGGCAGCCGTCTCGTCCAGTTCTATGGTTCTGGCAAGGATGCGGGTGAAGGTGCGGGCGTGGCGACGCTTGAGCGGAAGGTCTCCTCGCTGCGCGCTTCGCTGCGTGGGCTTCATGAAGGGCGCGAGAACCCCGATTTGGCCGCTTCTCTCGGTTCGTTGGCGGAACAGGTGCAGGGCCTCAAGGTCGCCATGGAATCCGCCGCCCGACCGGAAGAGATGCTTCGGCGTACGGCCGACCTCTCACAGGCAGCGGCACGCGCCGAGAATCTCGTCGACAAGGCTATAGAAGGCCGCGTCGGATGGATGTCGCGGCTTGAAGGGGCCATGCTCTTCGTGACGTTCTTGGGCGTGGTACTGGCGGCGTTTCTCCTGCAATGGCGGGTCTTCAGGCCATTGTCCATGGTCGAGGCCTACGCGCGCGAACCCAACGGTGAGCGGCTGGCGCTCGGACGTGGCGTGGCCCGTGGGGTTGCCGCCATGGGGGCGGCTGTGGATGACATGCACCGCGACCGGGACAGGGCCCTTGAGAACGCCGAGCGTGAGCTTGAAGCGTTGAGGGCAGAGAAACGGGCGCTGGAGGAGCCCTTGCGCCGTGCGGAGGAACAGGAACGCATGGTGGCGGCCCTCATGAAGGGCATGAAGGATGCGGCGTCACGGGCTGGGGGTGTGTCTGAAGGGGTCTTCGGGGCCGTCGAGGAGATGAACGGCTGGATAGAGAGGGTGAACCGGGGCATCGAGGTGCACCATTCACGTATGGGGCAGGTCTCGGAAGCCATGGACGAGATGAACGTCGCCTCCGTCGAGGTGGCCCGCAACTCCGGTGGCGCGGCCCGGTCGGCTGAAAGTGCCCGCACTCTTGCCGGAACAGGTGCCGACCGGGTGCGCGAGGCACTGGATGCCATCAGCGCCATGCAGCGCAGGGTACTGGAGTTGCGCGATACCATGGGTGAACTCGGGCATCGTGCCGAGGCCATCGGACGCATCATGGACGTCATCAACGACATCGCCGACCAGACGAACCTGCTTGCCCTCAACGCCGCCATCGAGGCCGCCCGTGCGGGTGAGGCGGGGCGCGGCTTTGCCGTGGTAGCCGACGAAGTGCGCAAACTCGCCGAGAAGACCATGGGTGCCACCAAGGAGGTGGGCGACGCCGTGCAGGCCATGCAGAGTCAGGCGCGCACGAGCATCGCGGGTGTCGAGGAGGTGGGACGCCAGATGGAAGGTACGGCGGCCGCTGCGGAGGGGGCGGGCGGCGCCATGGGCGAGATAGTCGGTGTGGTGGAACAGACGTCGATGCAGGTGGGCGCCATCGCCACGGCGGCGGAACAGCAGGCGGCGGGGCTTGAGAGCATCAGCGAGGCCATCGGCGAGATATCGCGGGTGGCGGGCGAGACCGCAGAGAGTATGCGCCAGTGTACACGCGCGTTGCAGGGCATCGGGTCGCGCATGGAGGAACTCGATACGGTGGTGCAGTCCATGGCCGAAGGCCGTGTCGGTCTCGCCGGGGGCGGCGACAAGCTGTTCGAGTGGGATGATGCGCTGAACATAGGGGTGGCAGACGTGGACCCGCAGCACAAGGTGCTGGTGGACCTCATCAACGAGGTCTATGCCGCAATGAAGGCGGGGGCGGACAGGTCAGTGCTGCAGGACATCGTCAGGAGGCTTCGCGAATACACCGTAAAGCACTTCACCTACGAAGAGGGTGTCCTGCACACGTCCATGCGGTACCCGGACATGCAGGCGCACCTCAAGCAGCACAGGGCGTTCGTCGAACGCATCGCGCAATTCGAAGAGGCGCTGGGCAGCGGCCGTGTGACGCTGGACATGGAGATGATGCGCTTCCTGAAGAACTGGCTGAAGCAACATATCATGGGAACGGACAAGAAATATGTGCCATACTTCAACGGAGATGGCACACCGAAATAG
- a CDS encoding ABC transporter substrate-binding protein, which yields MKRLIALLSLALAAMLALGGIANAAEGKTFRIAMASDPESLDPHMQLSGPILAYSHWVFDPLVRWTPDMKFEPRLAEKWEQINPTTMRFHLRKGVKFHSGNPFTAKDVAWTLDRLKKSPDFKGLFIKFAEPKVIDDNTIDIITTEPYGLVMNLATYIFPMDSKFYTGTDAKGQPKDAIVKSGYSFANDNASGTGPYSVAEREQGVKLILKANKGYWGKRGNVDTIELTPIKNEATRVAAILKGDVDFISPVPVQDYDQLSKNADVELITMPSARIITIQLNQKKFPQFADKRVREAIIAATDTAGIVAKVMKGYTTTTQQQAPKGFAGYIADLKPRYNLDNAKKLMKDAGFEKGFEVSMIAPNNRYVNDEKIAQAFVSMMARINIKVNLKTMPKAQYWDQFDAQVADIQMIGWHPDTEDTANYSEYLLMTPNKDTGMGQYNSGNYANPKFDALIDAANRETDPAKRDALLKESEQMAYNDAAFVPLHWEPLSWAARKTVKNAKQVVNAQDFPYFGDLMMQ from the coding sequence ATGAAGCGTCTCATCGCGTTGTTGTCCCTGGCTCTTGCGGCCATGCTCGCCCTCGGCGGCATCGCCAACGCTGCCGAAGGCAAGACCTTCCGCATCGCCATGGCGTCCGACCCCGAGTCCCTCGACCCCCACATGCAGCTTTCCGGCCCCATCCTGGCATACTCGCACTGGGTCTTCGACCCGCTGGTACGCTGGACCCCGGACATGAAGTTCGAGCCGCGCCTTGCCGAGAAGTGGGAACAGATCAACCCCACCACCATGCGCTTCCACCTGCGCAAGGGCGTGAAGTTCCATAGCGGCAACCCCTTCACCGCGAAGGACGTGGCATGGACGCTCGACCGCCTGAAGAAGTCCCCCGACTTCAAGGGCCTGTTCATCAAGTTCGCCGAGCCCAAGGTCATCGACGACAACACCATCGACATCATCACCACCGAGCCCTACGGCCTCGTGATGAACCTCGCCACCTACATCTTCCCGATGGACAGCAAGTTCTACACTGGCACCGACGCCAAGGGTCAGCCCAAGGACGCCATCGTGAAGAGCGGCTACTCGTTCGCCAACGACAACGCCTCCGGCACCGGTCCCTACAGCGTGGCCGAGCGTGAACAGGGCGTGAAGCTCATCCTCAAGGCCAACAAGGGCTACTGGGGCAAGCGCGGCAACGTCGACACCATCGAACTCACCCCCATCAAGAACGAAGCCACCCGCGTGGCCGCCATCCTGAAGGGTGACGTCGACTTCATCTCGCCCGTGCCCGTGCAGGACTACGACCAGCTTTCCAAGAATGCCGATGTGGAACTGATCACCATGCCCAGCGCCCGCATCATCACCATTCAGCTCAACCAGAAGAAGTTCCCCCAGTTCGCGGACAAGCGCGTGCGTGAAGCCATCATCGCCGCCACCGATACCGCCGGTATCGTGGCCAAGGTCATGAAGGGCTACACCACCACCACGCAGCAGCAGGCCCCCAAGGGCTTCGCTGGCTACATCGCCGACCTCAAGCCCCGCTACAATCTCGACAACGCCAAGAAGCTCATGAAGGACGCCGGCTTCGAGAAGGGCTTCGAAGTGTCGATGATCGCCCCCAACAACCGCTACGTGAACGACGAGAAGATCGCGCAGGCCTTCGTTTCGATGATGGCTCGCATCAACATCAAGGTGAACCTCAAGACCATGCCCAAGGCGCAGTACTGGGACCAGTTCGACGCCCAGGTTGCCGACATCCAGATGATCGGCTGGCATCCTGACACCGAGGACACCGCCAACTACTCCGAGTACCTGCTCATGACCCCCAACAAGGACACGGGCATGGGCCAGTACAACAGCGGCAACTACGCCAACCCCAAGTTCGACGCCCTCATCGACGCCGCCAACCGCGAGACCGACCCGGCCAAGCGTGACGCGCTCCTGAAGGAGTCGGAGCAGATGGCTTACAACGACGCCGCCTTCGTGCCCCTGCACTGGGAACCGCTGTCGTGGGCAGCTCGCAAGACCGTCAAGAACGCCAAGCAGGTCGTCAACGCACAGGACTTCCCCTACTTCGGCGATCTGATGATGCAGTAA
- a CDS encoding MalY/PatB family protein codes for MSTAFDHTFDTLIDRTGTGSLKWDDMERIFGPVPQNAIPLWVADMDFHAPEAVQNAVKDVAAQGIYGYPAESSAPREAAATWLADRHGWAPGKESLVTVPGVVPGMALLIRELTAPGDGVAVQPPVYPPLFDCVRAAGRRVVENPLVETDGRWGMDLGGLEGIFKGGVRLLLLCSPHNPVGRVWTRDELSALADLCQRYGVMVVADEIHHDLVLPGHTHTVFASLPQCQPDRVVTCVSASKSFNLGGLPHAYVVATDGALRQRIAHAVVGRGLAHGDLFGMVAQEAAHRHGAPWLDALRMYIADNAAMLQDRLHSHLPWVRMATLEGTYLAWLDCRASGMDETTMMRRLVAAGVVPSGGRFFGTGGEGHLRVNLATPRTRLSAAIARMIVGLA; via the coding sequence ATGTCCACCGCCTTCGACCACACCTTCGATACACTCATCGACCGCACCGGAACGGGCAGTCTCAAATGGGACGACATGGAGCGCATCTTCGGCCCTGTGCCGCAGAATGCCATTCCCCTATGGGTCGCGGACATGGACTTCCACGCCCCCGAAGCCGTGCAGAACGCGGTGAAGGACGTGGCGGCACAGGGCATCTACGGCTACCCGGCCGAATCCTCGGCACCTCGCGAGGCAGCGGCAACATGGCTGGCAGACCGCCACGGCTGGGCACCCGGCAAGGAGTCGCTCGTCACGGTGCCGGGCGTGGTGCCCGGAATGGCCCTGCTCATCCGCGAACTCACGGCCCCCGGCGACGGCGTGGCCGTGCAGCCGCCCGTCTACCCGCCCCTCTTCGATTGCGTGAGGGCTGCCGGTCGAAGGGTCGTCGAGAATCCGCTGGTTGAGACGGACGGACGATGGGGCATGGACCTTGGTGGGCTGGAGGGCATCTTCAAAGGCGGCGTTCGCCTGCTACTGCTGTGCAGCCCGCACAATCCCGTGGGCCGGGTCTGGACCCGCGACGAACTCTCCGCCCTTGCCGACCTGTGCCAGCGCTACGGAGTGATGGTTGTGGCAGACGAGATACACCACGACCTCGTCCTGCCGGGCCATACGCACACGGTCTTCGCCTCGCTGCCGCAATGCCAGCCGGACCGGGTCGTCACCTGTGTTTCGGCCAGCAAGAGTTTCAACCTCGGGGGTCTGCCCCACGCCTATGTCGTCGCCACAGACGGGGCACTACGCCAGCGAATCGCCCATGCCGTGGTCGGGCGCGGCCTCGCACACGGCGACCTCTTCGGGATGGTCGCGCAGGAGGCGGCCCACAGGCACGGCGCACCGTGGCTGGACGCCTTGCGGATGTACATCGCCGACAACGCCGCCATGTTGCAGGATAGACTGCACAGCCATCTCCCATGGGTGCGCATGGCAACGCTGGAAGGAACCTATCTGGCATGGCTCGACTGCAGGGCATCGGGCATGGACGAGACCACGATGATGCGTCGCCTCGTCGCCGCAGGTGTCGTGCCGAGTGGTGGCAGATTCTTCGGTACCGGAGGCGAAGGGCACCTGCGCGTCAACCTCGCCACGCCACGCACAAGACTTTCGGCGGCCATAGCCCGCATGATCGTAGGACTCGCCTGA
- a CDS encoding 4Fe-4S dicluster domain-containing protein — protein MSRYCIVTDQDRCISCKACEVHCKVANNVPVGARLGMHIASGPHDVDGRPDIRTMFMPCFQCDEPWCVPVCPTGAIAKRESDGIVAIDADTCVGCKACITACPWRVPQWNPVTEKAVKCDLCRDRLDAGLRPACVTACTTHALELVSAEVGASLPCTGIDAVRKVAARPVPASMPPAPKGQRQPRLGDVEKAIAAGEVQTLVVLCQALDDALPTPYEAGCIPQGMALSDARLRPDLGDVPLPPQTMLRKVRCARRFAAKSLPKFLAAGLKALLVFACPPTMCASHEDGKIPATGLADLARACADAGVRLVVHEACPAGPDAVRDAVAAFSRQA, from the coding sequence ATGAGCAGATACTGTATCGTCACCGACCAGGACCGCTGCATCAGCTGCAAGGCGTGCGAGGTGCATTGCAAGGTCGCCAACAACGTCCCCGTCGGGGCGCGTCTGGGCATGCACATCGCCTCCGGACCGCACGACGTGGACGGCAGGCCCGACATCCGCACCATGTTCATGCCCTGCTTCCAGTGCGACGAACCGTGGTGCGTTCCCGTTTGCCCCACAGGGGCCATCGCCAAGCGCGAAAGCGACGGCATCGTCGCCATCGACGCGGACACGTGCGTCGGCTGCAAGGCGTGCATCACCGCCTGCCCGTGGCGCGTACCGCAATGGAACCCCGTCACCGAAAAGGCCGTCAAATGCGACCTGTGCCGCGACCGTCTCGACGCCGGGCTGCGACCCGCCTGCGTCACCGCCTGCACCACACACGCCCTTGAACTGGTTTCCGCAGAGGTGGGCGCATCCCTGCCCTGTACCGGCATCGACGCCGTGCGCAAGGTGGCGGCGCGCCCGGTGCCTGCCTCCATGCCCCCCGCCCCGAAAGGTCAGCGGCAGCCGCGCCTCGGTGATGTGGAGAAGGCCATCGCCGCAGGAGAGGTGCAGACCCTCGTAGTGCTGTGTCAGGCCCTCGACGACGCCCTGCCAACGCCGTACGAGGCAGGTTGCATCCCGCAGGGCATGGCCCTTTCGGACGCCCGCCTGCGCCCCGACCTCGGTGACGTGCCCCTGCCGCCACAGACCATGCTGCGCAAGGTGCGCTGCGCCCGTCGCTTTGCCGCCAAGTCGCTTCCGAAGTTCCTTGCCGCAGGACTGAAGGCCCTTCTCGTCTTCGCCTGCCCCCCGACGATGTGCGCCAGCCATGAGGACGGCAAAATCCCCGCCACGGGCCTCGCCGACCTCGCCCGGGCCTGTGCGGATGCCGGGGTGCGCCTTGTCGTGCACGAAGCCTGCCCAGCAGGCCCCGACGCCGTCCGCGATGCGGTGGCCGCCTTCAGCCGGCAGGCCTGA